Genomic window (Limisphaera ngatamarikiensis):
CCTGGACCAGCCGCCCCAAAAACTCCGTTTCGTTCAACCCGCCCCAGTCGCGCACCAGCCGGTGATACGGCAGAATCCGCAACTGATCATGCGGAAACATGACGGCCAGAAAATACCTGCTCCGGCCCGCCCCGCGCCGTTTCTGATACACCCGTGCAGCCGCTGCCGTCCGATGATGACCATCCGCAATGTACAGTCTCGGCAGCTGCGCACAGGCCGCTGCAATCCGTTTCATCCCGTCCGGATCCGCCACCGTCCAAACCGAATGACGCACCCCGTCCTCCGCCTCAAAATCCACCTCCGGCTCCCCCGCAGCCCGCTCGGCCAGGTACCCGTCCAAATCCGCCATCGCCCGATACACCAGGTAGGCCGGACCCGTCTGCGCATTCAGAACCTCAATGTGCCGTGTCCGATCGTCCTCCTTGTCCGGCCGGGTCAGCTCGTGCCGCCGAATGTCACCCCGCAAATACGCCTCGCAATCCGCCACGCCAACCAACCCCAGCTGCTGATGCGATCCGGTCCGCAGCCGGTACACATAAAACGCCGGGCGCTCCTCCTCGTACAGCGCGCCCGAACGCAAAAGCTCTTCAAACCGGGCCCGGCCCCGCTCGTACACCACCGGCGCATGGGGATCCCACCCCGGCGGGAATGCAATCTCCGGCCGGCTCACCCAGAAAAAGCTCAGCGGATTGTCCGCCGCCATGCGCCGGGCTTCTTCAGTGGTCACCACATCGTACGGCGGCACGCAAATCCGCGACGCCAACTCCGGCCGCGGACGCACCGCGGCAAAAGATTGAATCCAGGAATCTCCCATGCGAATGCCACCCGAGCTTAAAAACCCACCCCCGATTGCGCACGCACAAACTCCGGTCCGCCCTCCGTCACCCACTCAAACGCACCGGCGCCACAACGGCCCCGCTCAGTGACCGCCACCGGCAGCGTTTTCACAAACCGGGCCCGGTTGATCATGGCCCTGCACCCGGGCCGTCTCCCTCTGCAACGCCGCTTCCAGCCGCGACCGACCGTAACGGGCCGCCGCCCAACAACCGATGCACGCCACCACCAACCCCGCCAACAGGTCCACGAAATAATGAAACCGCAGGTACAACGTCGAAAACCACAGCACCCCGCACGGCAACACCGCCACCCAAAAGTGCCGCCGATGATAACGCAGGTCGAACCACAACAGGTACAATGTCGCCGCAAAATGGATGCTCGGAAACACGTCCACGCAATTGCTGCCCTCGTTCACCGTGGACAGCGTCAGCGGCAACAACCACACCCCCCGCAACGGCCGGTCGAATTCCAAAAACCTGTGCGGACCCCCCGCCGGCAATACCGTGTAGCCCAGGAAACCCAGCGCATACAGAGTGAACAGCCCGACAATGCACTGGCGGAAGCGCGCCAGATCCTTCACCGCATACCACGCGGGCGACGCCACAAGGTAGTAGAAGAAAAACAGGTACCCGGCCATGGCCAGATCCTCCAGCCATGGCCAGTCCCAGACCGCCCAGCTCACCGCGGGTGTCTCTCCCAGGAGCTTCCGATCCCACGCCAGCAGCAGCGCATCCTGCTTCGGCCCCAGCAACGGCACCGCCGGTTCCATGGCGTAAAAGCTGATCCCCATCACCGCCGGGTAGTACAACAACCGGATGTACCAGCGAAACCGTGTGGGCCGACGCCGCGCCCAGACAATTACCGCCGCACTGCCCAGAAGACACGCCCAGAACACCAGGGACCACGCCGCTGCCGGGCCCCCATGCAGCGTCAACCGCAACGCCAGTTGCCCCAAAAACGCCCCAAACAACCACTCGTGCGGCAATACACCGCGCCAGCCCCGCAAAATCCGGGCGTCGTCGGGGCAACCCCCGACGGATAGCCGCTCGTACTCGCCGGACAGCCGGGCGGCCGGAGCCGACCCGCCCGCAGACACGGCCGTCGCCCCGCTCGAGGTCGGACCTGGACTTCGGCGGTCAGACACGTCGCAACACCTCGGCCGCAGCCCGCACCGTCGCCTCCACTTCGGCCTCCGTATGCGCCGTGGACAGAAACCCGGCCTCGAACGGTGACGGCGCCAGGTACACCCCCGCCTCCAACATCCCGTGAAAGAAACGCCGAAACCGTTCCCGGTCGCTCTGCAGCGCGTCGTCCAGGTTCCAAACCGGCCGGTCGGTGAAATACAACCCGAACATCGAACCGCACCGGTTGATCGTCAGGGGCACGCCCGCCGCTCGAGCCGCTTCTCGCAACCCCTCCTCCAGCCGTTGTCCGAGCTCCTCCAGCCGCCGGTACACCGGATTGCCGTCCGGCGGATGCGTGGCAACTCCCAGCTCCTTCAACGTAGCCAGCCCCGCCGCCGTCGCCAGCGGATTGCCACTCAACGTGCCCGCCTGATAAACCGGCCCCACCGGCGCCAGACAGTCCATGATCTCCCTGCGCCCGCCAATGGCGCCCACGGGTAATCCGCCCCCGATCACCTTGCCCAGCGTGGTCAGGTCCGGCCGGATCCCGTACCGCTGCTGTGCCCCACCCGGCGCCACGCGGAATCCCGTCATCACCTCATCAAAGATCAGCAGCGCACCTTCCCGGGCCGTGATCTCGCGCAAAAACTCCAACCAACCGGGTCTCGGTACAAACAAGCCCGCATTGCCGGCCACCGGCTCCAAAATCACCGCCGCGATCCCGCCCGGATGCCCCGCAAAGGCCGCCCGCACCGGCTCGGTCTCATTGTACGGCAACACGATCGTGTGCCGCGCGAAATCCTGCGGAATCCCGGCACTGTCCGGATGCCCGAAGGTCAACGCGCCGCTGCCGGCCTTGACCAGCAGCGAATCCACGTGCCCGTGATAACAGCCGGCAAACTTGATGATCTTGTCCCGGCCGGTGAACCCCCGCGCCAACCGCACCGCGGTCATGCACGCCTCGGTCCCGGAATTACAAAGCCGCACCTTCTCGATCGAGGGCACACTCCGACAAATCAGCTCCGCCAGCCGCACCTCGCCCGGATGTGGGATTCCGAAACTGGTCCCGCGATCGGCCGCTTCCCGGACCTCCCGCACCACCCGCGGATGCGCATGTCCCAGAATCGCGGGCCCCCACGTCAGCACATAGTCAATGTACTCGTTGCCGTCCACGTCCCACACCCGACAGCCACCGGCCCGCTCCACGAAAAACGGCGTCCCCCCAACGGCACGAAAGGCCCGCACGGGCGAATTCACCCCGCCCACCAAATACCGTTGTGCAGTGGCAAACCATTCCTCCGACTTCGTCCGCGGTTTCATAACCGATCCGCAAAGTAGCCAGCCCACCTGCCAAACGCCACGTCGAAACCCCGCGCCGGGAAAAACCTGCCGCCCATCCGCCGCCCCGTAGCCACGCCCCGGCCGCGGCCCGCCGCACTGTTCATCCGCCGGCGACGCCCGGCCTCGCCCTCGGGCCGGCACAGGCAAAAAAGCTGTGCCCGTGCCTCCGACCGGTCCCGGGACGCCCCTGGTGGGGAAACCGGAAAAATTCCTCCGCACCGGCGCCCATGCCGTTGACATTCGGTCCGATTCCGCTACGATGCCTTGCAGATCGAAGGCCGGCGCGTTCGTCTATCGGTTTAGGACGCGGCCCTCTCAAGGCCGAAAGACGGGTTCGATTCCCGTACGCGCCGCCAATCCTTTTTGGGCCCGATGGTCCCCTTTCAGATCATCTTCACGCCGGCTGCCGCCGCGGACCTGTCGCGGATGCCCCGCGACCTGCAACTACAGATCCTGGGCGAGTTCCGGGGTCTGCCACGGCAGGTGATCGGAACCGAACTGGACGCGTTCGGCAAACTGGAACGCGACGGACGCATCCTCCACAGGTATCGCCTCGGCGACTACCGCGTCTACTTCGAGCGGCATGAGCTGGGCGTGCTCGTCCACCGCATCCTCAACCGACATACCCTCAAGGATTTTCTGTTCCGTTCGGGACTGAAGGTCCCCGAGGACGAAGCCCTGCAGGAGAACCCGCGGTTCTGGGAAATGATCGAGGCCGCCCGCTCCTCCACCCGCTCCTGAACATCGTCCTCACCGGGCTTCTGCCCGCGGATGTCACCCTGCCCGGCCTCCGGCATTGGCTCCCCGACGCATGCGCACCGATCCAACCGCGCGCCCGGCTGTCCCCGTCACACCTTGTCCTCGCCCAGCTCCACGTTCCAGTACGCCAGATCGATGAAATGTTTCCAGCTCTCGTGTTGCTGGAACCCCAGCGTGATGTGCATGAACGGCCGCCAGCGGGGCTTCTTCGGTTTCCGGATCAACTTCATCCCCGCCTCCTGCGGGGTGCGATTGCCCTTGCGCGTGTTGCACTCGATGCAGGAACAGACAATGTTCTCCCAGGTTGTCGGCCCGCCCCGGTCCTTCGGAATCACGTGGTCCAGGTTCAAATCCTTCCGATCAAACACGCGCCCACAATACTGACACGTGTTCTGGTCCCGCTCGAAGATGTTGTGCCGGGTGAAGGTCACCTCCTTCTTCGGTACCCGGTCAAAAAACAGCACCAAAATGATCCGCGGAATCCGGATCCGAAAACTCACCGTCGTAATACTCTCCGGATCCGGCTCGGCCCGGGAAAAATCACTCCACTCCCGGAAATTGAAGGTCTGGTAGGTTCCGTCCGGCCGGCACAACACCGCCTGTGCATGACCTCGGAAGAGCAAGGTGAGGGCCCGCCGCGCCGAGCAAACATTCACAGCCTGCCACAGGCGGTTCAAGACCAACACGGGCTGGTTCAACAAAGAAGCCATAAGCCGGCCTCACAGTGCGGCAGAGTAGCACACACCTCCACACACGGTCAATGAGCCGCACGTCCACGGGGAGCCTCTCGGGCCGCCGGCAACCGGCCGCGTTTCGGGTTTGGACGCGGCTGGTTGGGCGGTGCCCACTGCCGTCACGTCCGGGACCGCGCCGGCATGTTCTTCAGGTTCGGGTCCAAGAACCCTTGAACCGGTTGCTCCGGGGGATTGACGCCGCCGGGATGCAATCCCGCGGCCGTTCCAAGGCTGCAAAAAACTGAGATGCCTCCCCAAGCCAACCGTGGAAGCCGGGAGGTCCCGATTCTTCGCGCCATGCCGCCCCGCCCGTCCATGTCACGGCGCGAAGGACCTGCGGCAAACCCATGCGTCCTTCACACGGTTCCAGCCCTGCGGAGCCCGCGGCACCGTGCGCGGCGCGACGGCCGGGCCCAACACAGTCGGCCCTGTCCTTCCCGGCCCTGGCCCTGCCGGAACTCCCGACGGGGCGGGCCATGAACGGCCGGCCTGCGCAACGCACACCACGACGCCACCGGGCCCCTGGCGGGCAGATCGAACGCCGCCCTGCCCGGCTGCGTGCCCAGCAACTTCTGAAACCGGCAGGCCCCGGCCCCCTCCACTTCCGCCGAACCAACCTGGAGTCCGTTCCTCCATCCCTTGCGCCTCCCGCCCGCATCCAGCCCGTTCACCCCTCTGCGCAAAGCATCCGCTCACTCACACGCCCGGCCTTCATCCTTCATTCCGCCGCACCGCGCCGTCACGCGTACGCATGGAACGGCCCTTCAAGGGTGCATCTTTCGGGACACTCGACGTTCAATTGCCCCCGTTACGATCCCTTCGTTCCCGACGGGACGTGGATCGAATCCCGTGTCGGCTCTGAAGGGCTTCATCCGCGACGACGGCACGGCCTCGGCGCAGGTGCCAGCGGCCAGGAACGGGCCTCGGCACCATTCAGCGATCGACCGCCGCGGCCAGCCCCGACGCCACGACATCCACCGCAGCCCCAACAATGCTGAGAGTGTGTCTCTGTGGTGTGGTTCCGTCTGCGTCTCTGTGGTGAATTGAGCGGCACGGAGGACCGGGCCCCTCCCGGGCTGCCGCGTGGTTGAAGGGCGCCGAGCGAAAACCGGCAGGGGTAGGCACCGCGTCGTCGCGGTCCGAAGAGACGGCGGGCACCTGGGAGGTTGCCTTTACCGGAGTGGTCCTGAATTGCGTGGTCCGGTGGGGGATCCTGTGGAAGAAGGGCACCGGGTGGATGCGAGTGGGTGCCACCGGGCCCTGCGACGCGGGAGGCGATGACCTGCCGCTTTCGCGTCAGCCGCCGATGGCGGTCATGGGCCGGCCGGGTTGATAGCAACTGCGAAACTCGTGTTCGCGGGGTTTGATGGCCAGGGCGTGGAAGAAGAGCCGGCGCAAGGATTCGTCATCGGAGGCGCGCAGGGCTTCGTGGAGGTTGATTTCGTCGTGATGACCGAGGCAGGGCCGGAGCCGTCCGTCGGCGGTCAGGCGCATTTTGTTGCAGTTGTCGCAGAAGTGGGTTTGGGTCATGGCGCCGATGAACCCCACGAGGGCGCCGGTCCGGACCAGTCGGTAGTACCGGGCCGGGCCGTGGCCCAGCCGGAGTTCGGGTGCGGGGACCAGTTCGTCCTCCCGGCGCAGTCGCTCCATCACCTCTTCGACGGAGAGAAAATTGTCGGGTGTGAGCACATCGCGGGACGTCAATGGCATCAACTCGATGAGCCGGAGCGGCAGCTGGTGCTCGGCGCTGAATCGGATCAGCGGCCAGATTTCGCTCTCATTGACGTGGCGCATGAGGACGGTGTTGAGCTTCACGCGCTCGAACCCGGCCCGGACGGCGGCTTGAATTCCCTCCAAGACCGGTCCGAGCCGGCCGCCGGTGATGCGGTGGTAGAGGGCGGGATCGAGAGCGTCCAGGCTGACGTTGACGGTGCGGAGGCCGGCCCGGCGCAGGTCGGCGGCCAGGGGGGCCAGTTTGACCCCGTTGGTGGACAGGCCGATGCATTCCACGCCGGGGATGGACGCCATGCGGCGCACCAGCTCCACCAGTCCGGGGCGCAACAGGGGTTCACCCCCTGTGAGTCGGAATTTGCGGAAGCCCAGCCCGGCCGCGACGCGGACGATTCGCACCAGGTCGTCGTCCGAGAGGTTTTCTCCCGGGGCAATCCATCCCTTGTATTGGTGGGGCCGGCAGTAGAGACACCGCTCGTTGCAGCGGTCCGTGACCGAAATGCGCAGATAATCAATGGTGCGCCCGAAACTGTCCATGTCGAGGTCCCCTTTCGCGGCCGGGGCCGGAGCTGATGCTCGTGCGACTGTGTCCCCGGGACGAGGCCGGCCCGTTCTCGTGTGCGAAGCTAGCCGGTCCGGTGGCGTCGTTCAAGTCGGGTTGATGACCATGAAAAGCGGTGGGAATGGCGAGCCCGGCGACGGTGACCGACGTGGACGGAGGAGTCGTTGAGCGACCGGAGGGTCAGAGGGTCGCCGCCGCTGCCTGCTCGGTTTCAGCGGGCACGGGTGACCGCCGCAGGTAGCGGACCTGGTGGACGTCGGGGGCATCGCCGGGCTCGACAACGGCTTCCAAGAGGGCGGCCTGTTGCAGGATGGGCCAGGCCACCGGGTCGGCCGGCAGCCAGTCCAGGGGATACTGGTGCCGACCTTCCGGACGGCGCGGGGAGGGTTCGGCCTGTGCCAGTTCGCGCACCAGATCGGCCACGGTGTGATGGCCGATGTTGATCAGCCACGCCAGCAGCCGCGGACGGGGGTGGCGAAAGATGTCCGGATGAAGGAACAGCAGTTCCCGGGGTAGGACGCGCAGGGCGAACGCCGGGGCGGCCCACCAATCCGGTTCCCGATGCGGATACTCGCGGATGGTGATCAATTTGCGCAGGGCACCGTGCAGGATGGGGTCGAGGGACCGGAGCAGCTTGGCTTCGACAAAGTCGACGCGCCCGGCCCGGTTGAAACGGTGGGTGATTTTGATCCGGCCGGGTTGGCGGTTGAATTGTCCGTCGTAACAGACCGAAATCAGGCAATGGTCGTAGACGGACTGGACCTGCATCCAGCAACCTGCGGCGAATCCGGCGTAGTCGCGCTTGGCCGCGTCCGGCGGGCTGGGGCGGGAGCGCAGCACCTCTTGGAGCCGGGCGAGCCGTTGGAAATACTCGCTGGAGGGTGGAAAACCGGCCTCGCGCAGGAACTGCTCGAATTTGTGGAGTTCCGCCGGTTGCAAGCCGGGCCCCGTGTGGATGACGGTCTCCAGCCATTCCATGCGGCGGCGTGCCTGTCGCCGCGCTTCGCGGGTGGGACCTGACATGGCCGGGACTGTGCCCATAAATCCGGGGTTTCATAGCGCCTGGCCATCCGCCGACTGCCCGCCTCACCACTCATCAGCCTGCCAGTTCGTCCACAAGTTCAGTCGGGCGGATCGCCAGGCGCGCCGATCGCTTCAAACCAGGTCCACTGTAACCCCGTTCCCGAACCCGACAACTGTGCGTTTGGATGCACACCCCCCGGCTTTTTGCGGGCCCACAGGGGGTTGGTGGCCGGAGGGGGCCGGGAACTCGTTCTCGTGGGGTACGGTGGGTTGTTCAACCCGGGTTACCGGGCGTTGAGGGGAACGTGGCGGCGGGGGCGGTGGTGCCGGAGGCTCAAGCCCTGGGATGGGCGGTATCGTAGACGCGTTTCAAGCGTTCCGTGGTGACGTGGGTATAGACCTGTGTGGTGACGAGGTGGGCGTGTCCCAGGAGTTCCTGTACACTGCGCAGGTCGGCTCCGGCCTCCAACAGGTGGGTGGCGTAACTGTGGCGCAGCTGGTGCGGGGTGATCTCCGGGTCCAGGCCGGCCAGGACCAAGTAGTGCTTGAGTCGGCGTTGGATCAGGCCCGGGGTGATGGGGCGCGGCCCGGGATTGGCGGGCCGTGCTTGGGCCGGTGGCCGGCCTGCACGGGGCGCGTGCGATTGGAACACGGGCTGGTCCGGCGTCGGAGGTTGCGGCAGGAGGGTCCAATAGGCCCGGATGGCCTCCAAGGCGGGCCGACCGATCGGTACCAGCCGCTCTTTTCGGCCCTTGCCCCGAACGCGCACCAGCGCTTCCTGCCAGTGCAGGTCGCCGGCGCGGAGCTGGCACAGTTCGCTGATGCGGAGCCCGCACGAGTAGATGGTCTCCAGGATGGCATAGTCCCGGTAAAAGGCCTCGCGCAGTGGGGGGCGGCCCCGCCGGGTGCGGCTCTCGGTTTGCTCCGCCCTTTGCAGTGCCTGCAGAGGGGCTTGCAACAGTTGCAGCAACTGCTCCACGGAAAGATGCCGTGGCAGCCGCCGGGGCAGTTTGGGAAGGTCCAGGTCGTGCACGGGCGAGGACCGGGCCAGCCCGCGCCGGATCAGGAACCGGTAGAAGCTGCGCAAGGCGCTAAAGGTGAGGCGGATGGTGACGCGCCCAAGTTGTTGCTGGGCCAGATGCCGCAGAAAGGCGCGGAAATCGTCCCGTTCCAAATGATCCCAGCCGGGTGGCTCGCCCTGCCGGGCCCGGTACCACTGGACAAACCGCTCGAGGGCGAGTCGGTAATTGCGGCAGGTGTGGGGTGAGGCACCTCGTTCGTGGGCCAGGTGTTGGAGGAACGAGTCCACGCAGGGATCGGCCTGCGGCTCCTGTTGTGGTGTTGTTGTGCGGCCGGTGGCTGCGGCCTCGGTCTGCTGAGCCGGGTGGGGACCGGCGCGTTGGTTGGGGCTCTGGTTCACGGCTCAGGTCCCGGAAGTTGCGGATCCGGTCCGGGAATCCCGTGTGGCCGATTCCTCCAGTTCACTGCGGTCGGGGAATTCGTACTGCAGCTTGCCGCGGGGGCCCAGCACCAAGTAGGCGGCAAAGGGCCTGCCGGTCTTGGCCGAGACGAACCCGCGCAGCAGGTCCGTGCGACGTTCCTTCAGCAGTTTTTGCACCTGGGCAGGTTCCAGCGGTTGTTGGTGGAGGACCCTGGGCAGGAGGAACGTGCACGGCTTTGCGCTGTCCTGGACGCCCTCGCAGCGGTAGTCGGACGCGGTTTCAAACACGCGCCGTTTGCAGCGCGGGCAGGTGCCCAGGACCGTGCAGTTGGCCAGGTCCACCGGGTCGGGTGCCTTTCGGGCGGTGGTTTTTGAGCGGCGGCCGGCCTTTTCCGCCGTGCGGGGTGCGAACTCGAATTTCACGTCGCCGTCCCTGAGTACCAGGTGGGCCTCGAACCTGCGATGGTTGCGGTTGGATACGAATCCGCTCAGGAGGTCGCTTTTGCCCTCGGTGAGGATTTTGCGCATCTGGGCCGGTTCGACCGGCTGCTGGAGGATGACGCGGCCCACGCGGAAGCTGCAGCTCTTGTCCGGGCCGACCGCCTTTTCGCACACGTAATGCATGCCGGCCTCGAACACGCGGGCCCCGCAACGGGGGCAGGGGCCCACCGGTTCGCGTCCCGTGAAGTC
Coding sequences:
- a CDS encoding DUF1015 domain-containing protein gives rise to the protein MGDSWIQSFAAVRPRPELASRICVPPYDVVTTEEARRMAADNPLSFFWVSRPEIAFPPGWDPHAPVVYERGRARFEELLRSGALYEEERPAFYVYRLRTGSHQQLGLVGVADCEAYLRGDIRRHELTRPDKEDDRTRHIEVLNAQTGPAYLVYRAMADLDGYLAERAAGEPEVDFEAEDGVRHSVWTVADPDGMKRIAAACAQLPRLYIADGHHRTAAAARVYQKRRGAGRSRYFLAVMFPHDQLRILPYHRLVRDWGGLNETEFLGRLVQVGELGPGNGRPGRHEVDVFVGGRWHRVRFRNVPDAAVDAVGALDVSLLQNRVLGPLLGIEDPRTSPRLEFAGGAVGPEGLEAAVRSGRAVCAFAMHATEMEDLLAIADRGAIMPPKSTWFEPKLRDGLFSHRL
- a CDS encoding phosphatase PAP2 family protein; the protein is MSAGGSAPAARLSGEYERLSVGGCPDDARILRGWRGVLPHEWLFGAFLGQLALRLTLHGGPAAAWSLVFWACLLGSAAVIVWARRRPTRFRWYIRLLYYPAVMGISFYAMEPAVPLLGPKQDALLLAWDRKLLGETPAVSWAVWDWPWLEDLAMAGYLFFFYYLVASPAWYAVKDLARFRQCIVGLFTLYALGFLGYTVLPAGGPHRFLEFDRPLRGVWLLPLTLSTVNEGSNCVDVFPSIHFAATLYLLWFDLRYHRRHFWVAVLPCGVLWFSTLYLRFHYFVDLLAGLVVACIGCWAAARYGRSRLEAALQRETARVQGHDQPGPVCENAAGGGH
- the hemL gene encoding glutamate-1-semialdehyde 2,1-aminomutase, producing MKPRTKSEEWFATAQRYLVGGVNSPVRAFRAVGGTPFFVERAGGCRVWDVDGNEYIDYVLTWGPAILGHAHPRVVREVREAADRGTSFGIPHPGEVRLAELICRSVPSIEKVRLCNSGTEACMTAVRLARGFTGRDKIIKFAGCYHGHVDSLLVKAGSGALTFGHPDSAGIPQDFARHTIVLPYNETEPVRAAFAGHPGGIAAVILEPVAGNAGLFVPRPGWLEFLREITAREGALLIFDEVMTGFRVAPGGAQQRYGIRPDLTTLGKVIGGGLPVGAIGGRREIMDCLAPVGPVYQAGTLSGNPLATAAGLATLKELGVATHPPDGNPVYRRLEELGQRLEEGLREAARAAGVPLTINRCGSMFGLYFTDRPVWNLDDALQSDRERFRRFFHGMLEAGVYLAPSPFEAGFLSTAHTEAEVEATVRAAAEVLRRV
- a CDS encoding tyrosine-type recombinase/integrase; the protein is MNQSPNQRAGPHPAQQTEAAATGRTTTPQQEPQADPCVDSFLQHLAHERGASPHTCRNYRLALERFVQWYRARQGEPPGWDHLERDDFRAFLRHLAQQQLGRVTIRLTFSALRSFYRFLIRRGLARSSPVHDLDLPKLPRRLPRHLSVEQLLQLLQAPLQALQRAEQTESRTRRGRPPLREAFYRDYAILETIYSCGLRISELCQLRAGDLHWQEALVRVRGKGRKERLVPIGRPALEAIRAYWTLLPQPPTPDQPVFQSHAPRAGRPPAQARPANPGPRPITPGLIQRRLKHYLVLAGLDPEITPHQLRHSYATHLLEAGADLRSVQELLGHAHLVTTQVYTHVTTERLKRVYDTAHPRA
- a CDS encoding HNH endonuclease is translated as MASLLNQPVLVLNRLWQAVNVCSARRALTLLFRGHAQAVLCRPDGTYQTFNFREWSDFSRAEPDPESITTVSFRIRIPRIILVLFFDRVPKKEVTFTRHNIFERDQNTCQYCGRVFDRKDLNLDHVIPKDRGGPTTWENIVCSCIECNTRKGNRTPQEAGMKLIRKPKKPRWRPFMHITLGFQQHESWKHFIDLAYWNVELGEDKV
- a CDS encoding type II toxin-antitoxin system RelE family toxin, whose product is MVPFQIIFTPAAAADLSRMPRDLQLQILGEFRGLPRQVIGTELDAFGKLERDGRILHRYRLGDYRVYFERHELGVLVHRILNRHTLKDFLFRSGLKVPEDEALQENPRFWEMIEAARSSTRS
- the moaA gene encoding GTP 3',8-cyclase MoaA — protein: MDSFGRTIDYLRISVTDRCNERCLYCRPHQYKGWIAPGENLSDDDLVRIVRVAAGLGFRKFRLTGGEPLLRPGLVELVRRMASIPGVECIGLSTNGVKLAPLAADLRRAGLRTVNVSLDALDPALYHRITGGRLGPVLEGIQAAVRAGFERVKLNTVLMRHVNESEIWPLIRFSAEHQLPLRLIELMPLTSRDVLTPDNFLSVEEVMERLRREDELVPAPELRLGHGPARYYRLVRTGALVGFIGAMTQTHFCDNCNKMRLTADGRLRPCLGHHDEINLHEALRASDDESLRRLFFHALAIKPREHEFRSCYQPGRPMTAIGG